One Callithrix jacchus isolate 240 chromosome 4, calJac240_pri, whole genome shotgun sequence genomic window, gaggacacaaacagatggagaaacattccatgttcatggttaggaagaatcaatattgtgaaaatggctatactgcccaaagtaatttacagaatcaacgctatccccatgaagctaccattgactttcttcaagaactggaaaaaaccaccttgaacttcatatggaaccaaaagagagcccgcatagccaagtcaattctaagcaaaaagaacacagcaggaggcatcacactactggacttcaaactatactacaaggctacagtaatcaaaacaacatggtactggtaccaaaacagagatatagaccaatggaaaagaacagaggaatcggaggcaacacagcatatctacagccatacaatctttgataaacttgacaaaaacaagcaaaggggaaaggactccctgtttaataaatggtgttgggaaaactggctagccatgtgcagaaagcagaaactggaccccttcctgacaccttacactaaaattaactccagatggtttaaagacttaaacataagacctggcaccataaaaaccctagaagaaaatctaggcaaaaccattcaggacataggagtaggcaaggacttcatgaccaaaataccaaaagcattggcaacaaaagccaaaatagataaatgggacctaaacaaactccacaacttctgcatggcaaaagaaacagtcactagagtgaatcggcaaccaacagaatgggaaaaaatgttttcagtttacccatctgccaaagggctgatatccagaattaacaaagaactcaaacagagttacaagaaaaaaacaaacaatcccattcaaaaatgggcaaaggatatgaacagacacttcacaaaagaagacatacatgaggccaacaaacatatgaaaaaatgctcatcatcactggtcattagagaaatgcaaatcaaaaccacattgagataccatctcacaccagttagaatggcgatcattaaaaaatctggagacaacagatgctggagaggatgtgaagaaataggaacacttttacactgctggtgggagtgtaaattagttcaaccattgtggaagacagtgtggcgattcctcaaggacttagaaatagaaattccatttgacccagcaatcccattactgggtatatatccaaaagactataaatcgttcaactataaggacacatgcacacgaatgttcattgcagcactgtttacaatagcaaagacctggaatcaacccaaatgcccatcgatgatagactggactgggaaaatgtggcacatatacaccatggaatattacgcagcagtaaaaaatgatgaatttgtgtagggacatggatgaatctggagaacatcatcctcagcaaactgacacaagaacagaaaatgaaataccgcatattctcactcataggcggatgatgaacaatgagaacacatggacacagggaagggagtactacacactggggtctattggggggaataggggagggacagcgggtgagGGGAGCtagggaggaatagcatggggagaaatgcaagatatgggtgaaggggaggaaggcagcaaaacacactgccatgtgtgtacctatgcaactatcttgcatgttctgcacatgtaccccaaaacctaaaatgcaattaaaaaaaaaagaagaaaaagaaagaaagaaagaagcaggcaAATATAATAAATTTGATACATGACAAGACATCACAATTCCAGCCTGAAACCTCTGAGTATATGACATTAGCATAGAAAGATTTCACAGTGTGTAGACCAGAGACTGCACAACGGCAGCATAACATTTTACCCATAAGTCACTCCATTGAGACCTCAATCCAGAAGTAGAAGACAGTTTCTAAGTCAACTCTTGTCTTTTCTATGGTAATAAGAAGCTGAAGAAACATCCCTACCCCTTCAGGCTGGCGTGTGCTCCGCAGCTCACCACAGTCCCCATTCTCCCTGTTGTCACTTGCCATTTTTTTTAGCTGTCCTTTTTTTGTGTGCCTTCATAAACACGTTTTACTGgatgaaaaatatttctctgttcCTATGCCTGTATCAAAAGTGACAAAGTAAAagcctgaaaaaaaagaaatgcttatacttaaagaaaaaatggaagagaaggaaaattattcttttttagtaAAGAAGAGCAATTTCTCACTCTTTGACAAGCACACACCCAGCTTCCCTGAGtctttcattttcctcctctGCCCTGACAGCATTTAAACTCAGCTTCTGGTACAGATAGTTAACACTGCTTGAGAAGTGAATGGAATGTAGCATCCTTCCATTACTTTGAGAATTAGCATATATTTCTAACTCACAGTATTTCTAAATTCTGCTTTGACTCCGGGAATTAACTTGGATAAATCATTCACTATAACGAATCTACACTTAGCAACTTAGCACTTAGCAATACATCAAATATGCCCAAAACGTGataataattttagtatttacTATGTGCATAGTACTATAAGTGCTTTTGCATACATTAGTACATTTAACCCTCATAACTCTACCAGGTAGGTACTATTAcgattatccctattttacagagaaggaaactgagacacaagtAACATGTCTAGGTTATATGACAGATGTGGCAGAACTGAGACAGGAACCCAGGCTGACTGTACCAAACTTAAGGGAATGGTTTCAAAACATCATGAATCTTTGGAGGATCTGAGAATGAGAGGAACAGAAGTAGTACTTTGTATCTCAGAGCTCAAATATGGAAACCAGTGATATGGCTATGCTCTAGTTGGCTTCATTCTGTAATCAAACATCTGAATCTATCGGAGGCATTAGCAGCATCAACAGACCCACAATGGAAGCAAAGTGAATGTACACAAAGAGGGACAGTTTCCACTCAGCGCTGACCTGCTGTGCCTCAGGGTGTCTCTTGGTCCATGGGTTTACTTTCGGTGGAATCAGGGCATTGGACTTGCTCTAAGGTGGTTTCTTCCTCTAAGGCTGTGTGATTCTGTGGCACTGTATCAGGAATCGAGCTAGCATTTgtctaaggaaaaaaatggataaatgtttctgctttttgtaTCACGTGGACAAAGGTTAGTGGAGAAGACAGTGCCACCAAAGGACCCTGTATGCTACCCATCTCTCTTTCAAGAGATGCACAAGTGCCCCAGTGCCTCGGCCAGGCCCCAATGAACATTAAACATCAATTCCTTCTCTTCCAAGCTCACACATCACATCTTCCAagcctcctgcccccacccacacATATAGACCCAGAGAACAGCCCTCTCCCTTGATGCTATAATGCCTTGTCCTCACCCCACTGCCAGCCCCTTCCCCCTGGTGGTGACCTGCAGGTGCAccctctgcttcagccttcacACTCTCTGAGATTCCTTCATTCTCATGCTCTCACTGCACTTGCATTAGCAAGTCCTCAAAGATTATTTGAAGAGCCCAAATTTGAATTTTAGTCTTTGCTATTATTTTCTGTACAACCTTAACTAAGTGCCTCAAAATTCTCAGTGCTTCTATTTTGTCATACACAAAATaaagactattttatttattgggcCTGACTCAAAGTTTTGAAGTTCTGAAGTGGAAGAACTTCTGAATACTAGAGAAtagctgaggcaggcaggcagcctgGGCCCTCCCACAACAATGCTGGGATGACTGAGTCTCAGAGAATCACAGAAAGTTCCCCTTTATACGGTCAGATCAAGCCCTTGGCCTTTGGGTAAGGCTGTGCCCAACTAACAAAGAAAGACAGCTTTATCTCTCTCTCAAAGAGTTCCAGCAAACCTTTGAAGTCAATGTTATGATGTTCCTGACTAGGTGACATTGGGGAAAACCTTCCTGTGATTTGCCCCAATTCCCTCCCCTCAGCTTCAATCCTCGGTGGAGGCAAAGCAGCTCGCATCGGTGCCTTGCTCATTCACAGCCTAAAAAACAGAGGCTAGGGGCAGGGAAAATTGCAGTTCATTCTTTAATTTGAAACCTTGATCAATGAATTAATGCCATCAGTTAACATTTTCTAAGACAGGAGACAAAAGATTACATGCAAACTTGGGGTTCTCGGGGAGCTGTGGTTTACCAGGCCCACTGACACCATTCAGATCCTTAGGAGGAGCTTGTCTCTCTTCACATTAATTATCTTACATGGAAAAGATTCTGTTACTTTCATTTATCCTCCCAGGAAAAGTGGATTCTGTGCAAAATCATTAGATGACTCTTCTCATGGTATCTCTGTGTTCCATTTTACCATTACAGGTCTATAATTACACTTTGTAGTCTAGGTTTCAATGTGTCCTAACTTTACAAGAGTCAGTGAAtactgttaatttctttttaaaaatactagaaatagTGCATCTGGGTTTACATTTTTCTCCTGGACCTAATTCTTCTGCCTCTATGCATTTTAGCAAGCAAATCTTGTAAGCATTTTGCCTCTTGGACTACTGCTATTTTTCTGCATGAGGAGTAGCAGTTACAAAGCCAAAAGGACTTTCCTTACatgggtcttgctttgtcttgACCTTGACAGAGGAGTGAATTAAAGATGCATTCAGCTATTGCATCCACTGGATGTTAACAAGAACCAGTTAGATGGTGTGCCCTCTTCTATGCCCCAGAAACTGTTCATACCTTTACCATCCCTCTTCTCTTTCACTCCCAGCTTCTGAAAAAAGAACTCCCCCTGCACAAGGTCCTTAATCCCATGAGAAGCTTTCAAAGCTCCCTGTCGCTTCTCTTGCAATATCAAAGGTACTCCTGCCTTgaaccttaaaaaaaagtcttcaatcACTTGCAGATGATTTTTAAACTGGGACACTTGGTTGGCTTTGGTGGACTGTAAAGAACTGAAGTGAAGgcgaaaagttaaaaaaaaaagccagaaaaaacaaACCTTTACCCTGCCATGTTTGAAACTGTAGATGAGCTATAACGAGAGTTCCCAGCAAGTCCCCAGCTTAAAGAAAACTGCCGAGGGTGGCAACAGTACTGCTTGCCTGTGGTTCAGGGGTGGGCAAGACAGGGGATAGTGAAGATGGGAGAATGACTAAGAGCATATCACATAAAAGTTCATGTAGCTATTACCTTTCATAGTATTGCCAAGTAAGCAGCTGGACGTTACCCAATAATATTTTACCTTTCTGGTTCTAACGAATTATCTTTTATGCAAGTTACAAGGACAGCCACATGTTATGAGTATCTCTAAACATATTACAACACTTTTGACTAAGGATCTAACCTCAGTGTAAGATGCTTTGCTAGCatgtatacaaaaaaataaaaatgagttcaaGTAAAGGAAGTAAAggcttaatataaaaataaaatagggcagGGATCAGCACACTATTTCTGTGAAGGGCCAGCACACAGGTTAGGCTTTGCAGGCTCTCCATCTCCCTCACAACTCCACTCGGCCATTGTAGCCTGCAAGCAGTCAAAGACAACACAGAAATAAGTGGGCACGGCTGTGTTCCAAAactaatttatttacaaaaacaggcagcaggaaGGATCTGACACACAAGCCATAATTTGTCAAGCCCTGAAAATGAGGAGACCCCCTCTAAAGTAGAAGCACTTTAGTACTCTCCATAGAACCCTAATTTACCCCTAGGTTACAGGGCTACATACAAAGCTGTGCTTATCCCTAGAATAGAAGCTCTGTGAGGGCAGAAACGTTGCTATATTCACAACTGTATTCCCAGTACCTAGAAGAGAACCTGGCATAGTTGGCACAAGTAGGTACTCACAATAAAGACGTGCTGAATGGATTAACTAATGAATGAACAATTTATGGAGCTTTAAAAGGCAATGCTGACCAGAGGTGATTTTCCTGTACTACCAAATCCACCCTCACTGCCGTCCTGTCACATCCCACTTCTCTGCAAATTAGACAATTGTATTGGAACTAGGGTACCAAAATGACGATTTCTTCTAAAAACCTTTACACGAACTTAAGGAAAAAATTGCTTTTCAACAGGTAAGATAAGATGAAGTCATGTATATCTTATATTTTTCTCACTTACCTTTGTTTTAGTTAAATAGTTCTCTAGCAAATTCTCTTTCAAAGCAAAGGCAATGTCTGAGAGGGCAAAACTATGAACAACTATGCTCCAGGAACCACAAGTTCATGCAGATGGTAACTTTGGTGATATTGCCAGATACATAGCTGGGCAATACACAATAGTACTTGACCTTTCTGGTTCTTAGGCACTATCTTGATGGTAGTCACAAGGGCAGTCACGAGTTATCAGTACTTTATCACAAGTCATGCTTCACCTATAGAAAGGTAAAAAATAACTCAcactcatctctcctaaaaaatacgTGTTTCTCATAATATCTGGGCCGTCGCTGTACATATTATTAAGTGAGTACTAAGAGTTCTTGACAGGGTGGGAAAAGCACCAAATGAAAAGTGAGGCACTATTGTGGCCCTTCCAATTCAAAAAAAGTGAGTTCAGACGACCATCATCTGCTAGGAACTACAAGTTCACACAGATAGTGACTTTTAGACATCGTCAAATATAGTTGGACATTACACTATAATACTTCATCCTTTTGGTTCTGAGGCATTATCTTTTATAGAACCATGATTAGCTACTAAAATCTAGGAaaaatttaaaggtaaaatataaCTGAGTGCTAATTAATATAGATTTGAATACTAAATGCAATAGGACCCACACTCAAAGCTTAATGTCAAAGAAACCTCAAACTATagagttagaatttttttttctgtaaaggtccTTAATGATTATTTGACATGAGATCCAGAGACCCAATGAAGAAGAACAGAATCCTTGTTATCTTCAGAGTAGCacagcatattttttaaatgtataaacataATACACATTTTATAGCCAACTAAGGATGTATCAAATGTTCCCCATGTACCCCTTTGtaaaaagcatataaatattttGCTAATCCTGAGcccataaagtttttaaaaagggggaGGCAGATGTTTGAAGATGTGCTATTCTCAAACTCAAACATGACTTCACACGTCAACATGTGCTAGATTTGATTTCAGCCTGCACAGGTAAGTTTCATAACAAGACACTCTTCCTATCCAGGAAGACTTCAACTTTCAAAGCACAGCGAGTCAGGTTCTTAATGTGCAAGGATACTTCAGTGTCCTTGGAAGAAAATCAGGAATAGAAGCCTTCTGTTTGGGTTGAGTGTTTCCCTAAAACTTGTTGAGTAGTAGTTTTTCCTGACATTGGACAGCAGCTCGCTAGGAGCAGAGAGATTGAGCGAGGATGCTTATGTTAACCTTGGTTACCATCTCGAGGTAGACCTGAGCTGCTGCTTTTACTTCTTTGGCTGCAATCAAAGGCATCTCTGATTTTCTTCCTGCCACAACACTTCCTTCGCATTTTAATGCAATTTGCCCTGGAAAATGATCTGTTTCACCAAATTCTTTTATGAGGTAATTTTCTAGAACACATGTGTTGTTATAAGGAAGTTAAAACTCGATTTCAAAGGTAAGTACAACCACAAAGTAAGACACAATTACACTATAACCCCAAAACCTGTATATAAGTCATCTGGCACACACCTCTGTTTGCGCATTCTCCCAGTCAACCACATCAACCATAAACATCGAAGTCCACAGATAGGAGATTTCCAATACTCTAAACATAGGCCCTTCTCAGAAAGCCACATTCAGCAAAGACCACAGGTCAAAGACTCAACAGTAAAGTGAGATACTATTCGTAGGCTTTCAGATTAACATATACAGAAAGGTCATTACACCCAGAATTCTGCCAAGGAACCACCAGGCAAataaacacactcacacagaTCCCATAAgcagaaaaatgcattttataagaGCAGACATCAACAGAAGGGTTAGGTACAACTCCAACTCTGCAAGATCCTACAAAATGAAATGGAGGAGATTGCTGCAggagcagcagaaaaaaaaaaaccaccgtTTTTAAAGCAGTAGTGTTCTTGGCAAGGTTCAGATGGAAAAACAGCAACAGATCCCAGAAGCAGAGCTGCAGCCAGGAATAACCTAAGCTCATGCCATTTTAAGTAAGGGCAGGATAATACTTACTAAGGATTCATTCGCTGCATGGTTACCCTGGTTCTCTAGGCCTCTAGGCTGAGTGTTACAGGGATTGGATTCTGTTAAGTTACTGTCAAGGGATAAGCAGACCTTTATCATGTATATGCCAGTTATAAGTAGGCACCATCTTCACACCACAACAGGGGAGTGAAACTTGGGGGAAGCCTTTTCTCTATTTTGCACATAAGATTAATACTAGGAGAATTACAGAAGGCCACTCGACTAATAAGCGGAGTCACGCCCTTTCCCCTATTCTGCTGTGCTTCAAAGCCACATTACCAGGCATAAAATATGGCTCCTGCCCTAAAGAGGCTTAAAATAACCTAAACCAATTAGAGATCAATACAGCCAGTATAATGAAGGGTGAACAAGCAAGTAtcttgagaaacagaaagagaaaatattataaaagaagtAGACTTAGGCTCCTCTGAAAATAGGTAGGAGTTGTACAGGAGAGTGAAGACAAGCGGAGAAAGGTGGTTCTCAGGAAAGCACTGTGAGCAGTGACACTGTGTCGGGAAGGAGTCTGGCCCCATTAGCAGGACAGCAAGAAGACCAGGCTGCTTAGAGTACAAAGATGCatgttgaaataaaatgaagttttagaTAGGAAGGGTGAGGCTGATTATGATAGGCCTTGAGAAGTCAGGCATATTATTTCAAACTGGAGATAGTACATAATGAAGAGAAACTgaaagtttcattttaaataagtGAAGTGATCATTTTAAAGATTACACAGGCAACATAACTCTGAAAAGATCAGAGGGAaacttctcattcattcattcagcaaacatgtaATGAGAGCTTTGTAAGAGTCAGGCTTGGGAGGCTGTTGCAGTACTGCAGGAGAGGAAGAGTGAGGACTAGATTAGAATACAGAAGGAGGGatctatataaaacatatttcaaaggTCTTGATGACTCATTGATATAGAGgatgaaggaaatgaaggaaaatatgatTAAAGATAATTCCAATGTTTCAAGATTAACATAATTTCCCCTGTATTACGAACCTCGAAAAGCAATGAGAATAACAAACAATAAAGTATAAAAAGGGCTCTGATGATATCGGTcaataaataaaacttctaaaTGGCTTGTTTGGTGTCCTAGTAGCTCATTTATACTTAGTTTGTGGAGAAGAAACTTCAGTGAAAAGACCTTTTCTTTGTGATTAAATGCTGAGTTCCCTTGGCAAGGACAGCAGCGGTCTCCCTAATCAGACAGGCTCCATCAACCCTCCAGCACACCCCTTCACCATCTGAACCTAGATTGGTTTCATTAGGAAATATGGCTGCCTCCCTGCTGCCTGGACACCAGTTTTGACTTTGGAGAAGGGGACAAGGCAAAgcgaaaagagagaaataaaaagtggGCAGAGTCACTTAGAGAGTGGGGAATGGTATGAGATGTCATTTTAAGTAAAGGATCCCAGTACTGCTTTCCTTTCCACACCTACTTCCTAGTGTTTTACAATTCCTGGTCCTCAAGTATATAGGAAAGCCTTAAAGAGTCATTACCACATTGTAGCATATTGTCCAGAAActatttaaaatgtgcatatttatgcatatattaaCTCCCAACACAGTTCAGCATATGATTGAGACACAAATTCTTCTTAATAATTTATATGTTGGCTACAGAAATTTAAAGCTCATTTAAACTTTATATTCGGCAATGGTGCCATTCACTATTGAAGCATACCCTGAAACCCCACTCACTGCAAAATGTGAGAAATGAAAACTGTAACTATCAAACTTCTGTTACTACAAAGAGTGTTcccggccaaaaaaaaaaaaaacccacaagccCCAATACCTTATACCTTAAAGAAATCCAGTCCCGCTTGTCAAATTCAGTGTGGAATTCTCTCAGCCTAGCCAGCTCCAGCAAAAGCAGGTCTTATTTAGTTATGAGAGGAAAGGAATACTCTTCTCTGCAGAATGATGCATTAGCTACCTTACATATAAGTCCTTAATGTTAGTGTCAAAGTCAAACTTTAAAAGGCTAACATTACAAAACAAACAGTTGTTATGGAAAATCCTTCAACATCCTTCTCATAACAGCTACTcagattaataagaaagaaatcagagcagaaagaaatccaataaaaaatggtTGCAAATAAGTATGCGAGGATTTTTGCTCAGACCCCTTGTGGGACAGCCAAGGGCCTAGTCAGGGAAATTCCAAGAGCAAGTCCTCAACGTGCCCCGCAAAGCGGCTTCAAATTGGCTAGGGTCTTCCCCCTCTTTAAGACTAAAAGATAAACACCCATCAAAATCCTCCAGGCTCCGAGTTTTCATGCCAGGAAGGAGAGACCCACATGATCGCGTTAAGAAACTGTAACCCATTAGCCTCTTCCTGCGCCTCCGATCCGTTGCGGGGCCACCGGCCAGGGGCCCCCTGGCCGCCCCAGCCCAGCAGCTACTAAAGTGACAGGTCGCCCGGCAGAAGCCCCTAAATCCCCGAGCCCCACTTACTGGCGCCGCGAACACAGGCAGGGGCCCGCCCCTGCGGTGAGCGCAGCTCCTCGACGAGCCGGGCGCAACCGCCCGCTCGGGAACTGGAAATGGGGACAATCCCTGCTAGGACCGGTCGAGGGCTCCGTGCGGGGACGCCCGCGAGGTCCGGCGAGTCGCACCGGCCGCACGGCGCATGGTAGTGCAGCAGGAACCCGGCCGTTTTCCAGCCTCcagcaggaaaacaaacaaaaggctggGTGGCTTCTAGTAGGGACGACCGACCGCTTTCCCTGGGAAAAGTTACCCTGCAGCTCCCCTCGCTGGCCCTGCGCGTCCCTGCACCGCGTCCCGTTCGCCCTGGCTCGCCCAACCGAGTTGCGCGGCGCAGCTCTGGGCAGAGGGCGGCACTGCGCCCTGGGACCCCGAAAGCCAGCTGAGCACAAGGCTATCTCCGACTCCAAACGCACTCCTAGCTGCAGATCGGCTCGATCAACCATCAAGACTTAGAAATGGAGGTGGTCAATGGacgttctgagcacatttaattAAAGGTAATCGTTGtgaaaacatttttctgattTGAAAAAACGTAGCTGAGGTGGCACGACATTGTAAAAGTAAtcaatgccactgaattgtattcAAAGTTGTTAAACAGCAAATTTCATGTTACCTATACAGAAAAATGCGATGAAAACGCACCTGATTGCCTGGTAGCATTCCTTTGAACACTGAAGAGTTTTTATATTGTTAGCAAGTAGTTGTAAAAACTGGACTCTTATCCGGGTGAGAAACTGACTCTAGTCAGATATCCTCTACACAACAATCATGCTCCCTCTGTAACAAATTATAGGGAATCTAACACATGTAATTTTATAACACATTCATTTATGTCGTAAGTGTAGACATTACCTAAAATCATCCTTATGAGGCTAGAGTGCTTTGAAAAAAGAAGTTGCTTCCAGGTGTCTGattttacatttacataattGTTCTAAGCCAACAGTTCTTAAACATTAGCGGGAAGCATCAGAACCACATGGAGGACTTGTTAAAACAAATTCCTGGGCTGCACTCCCAGAGTTGTTGGTGCTGATGCTGTTGGTCACGCTGCCTTAAGCAACACAGATTTAATTAATAAAGCAGAAACCCTTTAACACTTTGTGGACTGTTCTCTGAGTTTACAATTCCCAGCTGATCATCATATCAGTTTTttctcactatttttattttcgaATTCTACAGACTGAAGATTTTTTACTGAAAGACTCTATACTAAGGCCCGAATCCCTTTCTCCTCTTGATCTT contains:
- the LOC128931776 gene encoding uncharacterized protein LOC128931776 isoform X2, with product MVDRADLQLGVRLESEIALCSAGFRGPRAQCRPLPRAAPRNSVGRARANGTRCRDAQGQRGELQGNFSQGKRSVVPTRSHPAFCLFSCWRLENGRVPAALPCAVRPVRLAGPRGRPRTEPSTGPSRDCPHFQFPSGRLRPARRGAALTAGAGPCLCSRRQKTAEVMTYPSQVHHIQNT